A region from the Drosophila bipectinata strain 14024-0381.07 chromosome 3R, DbipHiC1v2, whole genome shotgun sequence genome encodes:
- the LOC108130513 gene encoding uncharacterized protein has protein sequence MNSLAIIIISLVLLVSPSLQGENEVKVLGYNPTYEIWFYTPNGRPKYVSPNVQAAYKKARGKGGVCYKDYWHYCKTGVKIEE, from the exons ATGAACTCGCTGgctataataataatttcacTTGTCCTTCTGGTTTCGCCCAGCTTGCAAGG GGAAAACGAAGTTAAAGTCCTGGGCTATAATCCCACCTACGAGATCTGGTTTTACACTCCAAACGGGCGGCCCAAGTATGTTTCTCCGAATGTGCAGGCAGCTTACAAAAAGGCACGAGGAAAAGGAGGAGTTTGCTATAAAGACTATTGGCATTACTGCAAAACTGGAGTAAAAATAGAAGAGTAA